In one Zymobacter palmae genomic region, the following are encoded:
- a CDS encoding YggS family pyridoxal phosphate-dependent enzyme, whose product MSLDTPSSACASPNSVTSRLHATQQHLQQALASAGRASDSAQLLAVSKTRPAEEIREAYNAGQRAFGENYMQDALGKQPSLEDLDIEWHFIGALQSNKTREAATHFDWVHTVDRVKIARRLDAQRPEGHAPLQICLQVNISRDPNKSGVLPEDAASVVEEILALPHLTLRGLMTIPAKAEDPSLRRAPFKALRELRDQLCQQFPDAPWDTLSMGMTADMDDAVAEGATIVRIGTAIFGERDYGTAH is encoded by the coding sequence ATGTCTCTCGATACGCCCTCTTCCGCCTGTGCTTCTCCCAACTCCGTTACTTCGCGCCTGCACGCAACGCAGCAGCACTTGCAACAGGCTCTTGCCTCAGCGGGCCGAGCTTCGGACAGCGCTCAACTGCTGGCCGTGAGCAAGACGCGCCCTGCCGAAGAAATTCGCGAAGCCTACAACGCCGGGCAGCGGGCCTTTGGCGAAAACTACATGCAGGATGCGCTGGGCAAGCAGCCTTCCTTGGAAGATCTGGATATCGAGTGGCATTTCATTGGTGCACTACAGTCCAACAAGACACGGGAAGCGGCCACCCATTTCGACTGGGTGCACACGGTCGATCGCGTCAAAATCGCTCGACGTCTTGACGCCCAACGCCCTGAAGGGCATGCGCCACTGCAAATCTGTCTGCAGGTCAACATTAGCCGTGATCCCAATAAGTCTGGCGTGCTTCCCGAAGACGCCGCCAGTGTTGTTGAGGAAATCCTTGCGCTTCCCCATCTGACGCTGAGAGGGCTGATGACGATTCCCGCCAAAGCAGAGGATCCTTCACTGCGTCGCGCGCCATTCAAGGCACTACGTGAATTGCGCGATCAGCTATGCCAGCAGTTTCCCGACGCCCCATGGGATACGCTTTCAATGGGCATGACCGCTGATATGGACGATGCTGTAGCAGAAGGCGCAACGATCGTGCGCATCGGTACCGCCATATTCGGTGAACGTGACTATGGCACGGCACATTGA
- the proC gene encoding pyrroline-5-carboxylate reductase yields the protein MHSKTLSFIGAGHMAEAIIAGLINTGHPAERIIATARSDKTLAPLQARYGIQTTTDNCNAIAQADVVVLAVKPQVMKEVCAQVTDIVARQRPLILSVAAGLTCATLSRWLGGYDAIVRAMPNTPSLVGTGACGLYATDAVSKEQCTLASDLMSAVGITEWVNEERLLSTVTAIAGSAPAYFFYLMEALEKAAIEQGMPLESARRLIIQTALGAARMCDASEDAPEEFKKRVMSPNGTTERAIFHFQDHGFEQLVNDAVQACFNRAEELGESLGSQ from the coding sequence ATGCATAGCAAAACCCTGAGCTTCATCGGCGCAGGCCATATGGCTGAAGCCATCATTGCTGGCCTGATCAATACCGGGCATCCGGCCGAACGCATCATTGCCACCGCACGTAGCGACAAAACGCTGGCCCCGCTGCAGGCACGCTATGGCATCCAAACCACCACCGACAACTGCAATGCCATTGCTCAAGCTGACGTTGTGGTGCTGGCCGTCAAGCCACAGGTGATGAAAGAGGTCTGTGCGCAGGTCACCGATATCGTTGCCCGTCAGCGTCCTCTGATTCTGTCGGTAGCTGCAGGACTTACCTGCGCCACTCTAAGTCGTTGGTTGGGCGGCTATGATGCCATCGTGCGTGCTATGCCAAACACGCCATCGCTCGTTGGCACTGGGGCATGCGGTCTGTACGCCACCGATGCGGTTTCCAAGGAACAGTGCACGCTGGCTTCTGACCTGATGTCAGCCGTTGGCATTACCGAGTGGGTGAATGAAGAACGTCTGCTGAGTACCGTCACGGCTATTGCCGGCAGTGCTCCAGCCTACTTTTTCTATCTGATGGAAGCATTGGAGAAAGCGGCTATCGAACAAGGCATGCCGCTGGAAAGCGCTCGTCGCCTTATTATCCAAACTGCACTGGGCGCTGCCCGTATGTGCGATGCCAGCGAAGATGCTCCTGAAGAGTTCAAGAAACGCGTGATGTCTCCCAATGGCACCACCGAACGCGCTATCTTCCATTTTCAGGACCACGGCTTCGAACAGCTGGTCAATGATGCCGTTCAGGCTTGCTTCAACCGCGCTGAAGAACTAGGCGAGTCACTT
- the tyrS gene encoding tyrosine--tRNA ligase — MTDIKDALSLITRGTEEVLPEDGLVEKLRSGRPLRVKAGFDPTAPDLHLGHTVLLTKLRQFQDLGHEVMFLIGDFTGRIGDPTGKNVTRKPLTEEQVQQNAKTYQEQVFKVLDPAKTRVVFNSEWMSKLSSVQMIELTAQSTVARMLERDDFEKRYKSGQSISIHEFLYPLIQGYDSVALEADIELGGTDQRFNLLMGRELQKHYGQEPQTVITMPILEGLDGVQKMSKSLGNYIGVTERPGEMFRKLVSIPDAIMWRYFELLSLRSTQEIDAFKQQVADGANPRDIKMELAREIVARYHGEEAAANAHKGSGNQLSEGELPEDMPHVVVTYSGIDAAPIASVLNQAGLVTNSAQAKDLLKNGRVKVDQETVAPSTMLAFGKTYTIQAGKRRFATVEVKLEG; from the coding sequence ATGACTGATATCAAGGATGCACTGTCGCTGATCACGCGCGGCACAGAAGAGGTTCTGCCCGAAGACGGGCTGGTTGAGAAGCTGCGAAGCGGTCGACCGCTTCGCGTCAAAGCCGGCTTCGATCCGACTGCGCCTGATCTGCACCTAGGCCATACCGTACTGCTGACCAAACTGCGCCAGTTTCAAGATCTAGGACATGAAGTCATGTTCCTAATTGGTGATTTTACTGGTCGTATCGGTGACCCGACGGGCAAGAACGTAACGCGTAAGCCGCTGACGGAAGAGCAGGTCCAGCAAAACGCCAAGACCTATCAAGAGCAGGTCTTCAAAGTGCTCGACCCTGCCAAGACGCGAGTCGTGTTCAACTCCGAATGGATGAGCAAACTGTCATCCGTACAGATGATCGAACTGACGGCACAGTCAACGGTGGCTCGCATGCTTGAACGCGACGATTTTGAAAAGCGTTATAAAAGCGGTCAGTCCATCTCGATCCACGAATTCCTGTACCCGCTTATTCAAGGGTATGACTCCGTAGCGCTGGAAGCTGATATTGAACTAGGCGGTACCGACCAGCGCTTCAACCTGCTGATGGGGCGCGAGCTTCAAAAGCATTATGGTCAGGAACCACAAACCGTCATCACCATGCCGATTCTGGAAGGGCTGGATGGCGTACAGAAAATGTCGAAGTCTCTAGGCAACTACATCGGCGTAACAGAACGCCCAGGTGAAATGTTCCGCAAGTTGGTGTCGATCCCTGATGCCATCATGTGGCGCTACTTCGAACTGCTGTCGCTGCGCTCCACGCAGGAAATCGACGCGTTCAAACAGCAAGTGGCTGACGGTGCTAACCCGCGAGATATCAAAATGGAGCTCGCCCGTGAGATCGTAGCGCGTTACCACGGCGAAGAAGCAGCGGCCAATGCGCATAAAGGTAGCGGGAACCAATTGAGCGAAGGTGAACTGCCCGAAGACATGCCGCACGTTGTTGTGACCTACAGCGGTATCGACGCTGCGCCCATTGCTTCAGTGCTCAACCAAGCGGGACTGGTGACAAACAGCGCACAAGCAAAGGATCTGCTGAAGAACGGACGCGTGAAGGTGGATCAGGAAACCGTGGCGCCAAGCACCATGCTGGCGTTTGGTAAAACCTACACCATTCAAGCGGGCAAACGCCGTTTTGCGACCGTAGAGGTTAAGCTTGAAGGATGA